The Tessaracoccus timonensis sequence CATCACAGAACATGCGTGCCGTGACAAGGCCGGATTCGGTCATCCACGGCAGCACTTGGAACGTAGAGGGGTCCGGGTGGGCCACCATGTCGGCCTCGAACACGCGGGCAAAACCCTCGATGGCCGAGCCGTCGAAGCCGACGCCTTCCGCGAGCGCCACCTCAACCTCACCCGGCCCGATAGCCACGGATTTCAGGTTGCCCAGCACGTCGGTGAACCACAGCAGGATGAATCGAACCTGATGCTCTTCGATGAGTCGAAATACGGTTTCGGCCTGAGTGTCCATGGGCCCAAGTGTGCCGTACGGCGCACCGTCGCGGCGCTCACACCACGGTTTGTTGGACAACTACACTGCGGGGTATGAGTCAGCCCGGCTGGTACCCCAACCCGGAAGGCCGCGGTACGCCGCGGTACTGGGATGGTGCCCAATGGCACGACGAGAAACCCCAGAAGTCGTCGCCTGCGGGCTGGATCGTCGGCGGCCTGCTGCTCATCGCGACGGTGATCGTCGTTCTGGTATTGCAACCTTCGAGCATCATGAAACCTCTCGCTGCGCCGCCAGAAGATTCCCGCTCCGATCGTCCGAGCGTGAAGCCGTGGGATGAGCGCACGCGAGAACCCGACGAACCCGCGCCCACCGAGGACGGCGGCGCCAAACCTGAGGACTGCCCCACCGTCGGTTACCCGACGAGTGAAGTGGACGCGAATGGGCTGTTGCATGGCGGCGGGCTCACCGTCGTGGCTCCGAGCGCCGACGGTTGGAGCAACGAGCCCACATATATGCCGTGGATGGCGGAGCAAAACTCGGTGACACGGCAAATCGTGCCGGGCTGGGTGGCGTCGATGGACATCGGTACCGTGCGTGCCGAGGACGGGTTCCGCAACCCGAAGCAGGCTGCGGCGGCGATGGTGTCGTGCATGGCGTCGTCGTGGATGTACGACGGCTTCACTGGTCGCGAAGACCTGGTCAATGAACAGGTGGAGATTTCCGGGGTCACAGGTTGGCATATTCAGACGAACATCTATGTGGACAGGGAGGACGGCATCGAAGGCGACCTACTGGATGTGTACGTCTTCGATCTCGGGCGCGACGGTGAGCTCAGCGTCGTGGCGGGCTGCGCCACCATCGACGATGCCTCCTCCATCGAGGAGGTTCGCCAGTCGCTCGACAGCATCGCCGTCGAGTGAACCCGCCCGAGACAAGCGCTAGGGTGAAACTGTGAGCATCATTACCCCGCATACCGTCTCCCCCGTCCGCCCAGTTCCCGCGTCGATTGCCCGGCCGGAGTACGTCGGGAAGGAAGGGCCGACCCCCTACACCGGGTCGCATGTGCAGTCCGACGACGTGATCGAGCGCATGCGGGTGGCGGGCAAGATTGCCCACGACGCGATGCACGAGGCCGGCAAGGCCGTCGCGCCCGGCGTTACGACAGATGAGCTCGACCGCATCGCGCACGAGTACATGCTCGACCACCACGCCTACCCGTCGTCGTTGGGGTACCGCGGCTTCCCGAAATCGATCTGTACGTCGGTGAACGAGGTCATTTGCCACGGCATTCCGGATAGCCGCCCGCTCGAAGACGGCGACATCGTGAAGATCGACTGCACCGCGTTCTACGACGGCGTCCACGGCGACAACTGCTACACCTTCCTGTGTGGCGACGTGTCCGAAGAGCACAAGCTGCTCGTCGAGCGCACGCAGGAGGCGCTCAACCGCGGCATTAAAGCAGTGAAGCCCGGGCGGCCGATGTCCGTGATCGGGCGGGTGATCGAGAGCTATGCCAAGCGCTTCGGGTACGGGGTGGTGCGTGACTACACCGGCCACGGCGTGCACACGCAGTTCCATTCCGGGCTCGTGGTGCTGCACTACGACGAGCCACGTCTCGACACACGCATGGAGCCGGGCATGACCTTCACCATCGAGCCGATGCTCACGCTCGGCAACTACGAGTCGGAGGTCTGGGACGACGACTGGACCGTCACCACACTCGACAAGTCGTGGTGCGCCCAGTTCGAGCAAACCCTCGTCGTCACCGACGACGGAGCCGAGATCCTCACCGCCTGAGCTGCTCCCGACTGTTTCCCCGCCCCAAACAAAACTGCAAAACTCGACAACAGCTGGATGCCTCACGCTCACCTGAGCGGGGACAATTCCGTCTGATGGCGAGTTTTGCAGTTTCTTCATCCGATGATTGAGCCGCGGGCGCAGCGCGCGAGTCGAAATCATCTGCCAGATGTGGCTTCGATACGCGCCTACGGCGCTACTCAACCACCGGTGCCGAGGCGACTGCCCCCCCCCCCGACCGTCGAGTAGGGCCGCAGGCCCGTATCGAGACGCAGCAACGAGTTTCGACACGCCGCATCCGATGCTTGATCCGCTGCCCAAGGCAGCGGGTCGAAATCATCTTGAGCGCCAAAAGCTCTGCAGATTACAAGGTCCCCCGACTACCAGCTCAAGGATGCTCCCAGAGCGTGGCGACGGGCAGCACGTAGAGAGGAGGACCATCACCGCGATTGAGGGTTATCGCGCGTGAGCCTGTGTAGCAAAGAACCCGTGCGGCCACTCGATCACCCAGGCGCGTAGCGACAGCATCCAGGTTCTGCCATGCGCGCTCGTCCACGGACACCGCCGCCTTCACCTCGATGAGAACCAGCCGAGAGTCCGCAAGTTCAACGAGCAGATCTACTTCACGGTCTCGTTCGCGGAAGTGATGAACGGTGTAGCGCTCCTTCGACCAAGCAGCCTGAGCGCGCAGTTGCGTCGCGACAAACCCTTCCAGCACAGCGCCAAACAGTTCTGCACCACCGGCAGCCCGGGCTTTATCGACGGTGAGCCCCGCCAGGAAACACGCCAGCCCTGAATCAGCGATCGCCACCTTGGGGCGCTTCACAGTGCGGTTGGTAAATCCGATGCCCCAGCCAGGAGTGGAGTCGATGAGGTACATGCGCTCTGCAAGACTCAAGTAACTCGTGAGCGCTGTCTCGCTCACGCCTAGCGCCCTCGCAGTCTTCGCTTTGACAAGCTCCGATTGGCCCTGTGCCGCTAAGTACCGCAAGAGCGCAG is a genomic window containing:
- a CDS encoding DUF2510 domain-containing protein, whose product is MSQPGWYPNPEGRGTPRYWDGAQWHDEKPQKSSPAGWIVGGLLLIATVIVVLVLQPSSIMKPLAAPPEDSRSDRPSVKPWDERTREPDEPAPTEDGGAKPEDCPTVGYPTSEVDANGLLHGGGLTVVAPSADGWSNEPTYMPWMAEQNSVTRQIVPGWVASMDIGTVRAEDGFRNPKQAAAAMVSCMASSWMYDGFTGREDLVNEQVEISGVTGWHIQTNIYVDREDGIEGDLLDVYVFDLGRDGELSVVAGCATIDDASSIEEVRQSLDSIAVE
- the map gene encoding type I methionyl aminopeptidase, with the protein product MSIITPHTVSPVRPVPASIARPEYVGKEGPTPYTGSHVQSDDVIERMRVAGKIAHDAMHEAGKAVAPGVTTDELDRIAHEYMLDHHAYPSSLGYRGFPKSICTSVNEVICHGIPDSRPLEDGDIVKIDCTAFYDGVHGDNCYTFLCGDVSEEHKLLVERTQEALNRGIKAVKPGRPMSVIGRVIESYAKRFGYGVVRDYTGHGVHTQFHSGLVVLHYDEPRLDTRMEPGMTFTIEPMLTLGNYESEVWDDDWTVTTLDKSWCAQFEQTLVVTDDGAEILTA